One Clostridium estertheticum DNA segment encodes these proteins:
- a CDS encoding GNAT family N-acetyltransferase: MYEFMNYDYLTDEGIDLIIEVKVPPYESKGYVPAYKYEVKLHNDDVRIGRIDLRIGYNKNTHYGGNIGYEIEEAYRGNHYAAKACRLIKQVALAHEMDKIIITCNPYNTASRKTCENVGARLVEIVQLPSDNEMYQLGDREKCRYEWLL; the protein is encoded by the coding sequence ATGAATTCATGAATTATGATTATTTAACTGATGAAGGAATTGACCTTATTATTGAGGTAAAGGTTCCTCCATATGAGTCTAAAGGGTATGTTCCAGCATACAAATATGAAGTGAAGCTACATAATGATGATGTTAGAATAGGTAGAATAGATCTTAGAATTGGTTATAATAAGAATACTCATTATGGTGGAAATATTGGATATGAGATTGAAGAAGCGTATAGAGGGAATCATTATGCTGCAAAAGCCTGCAGGTTAATAAAACAAGTTGCTCTAGCACATGAAATGGACAAGATTATAATAACTTGTAACCCATATAACACAGCATCAAGAAAGACATGTGAAAATGTAGGTGCAAGATTAGTTGAGATAGTTCAGTTACCCTCAGATAATGAAATGTATCAATTAGGGGATAGGGAAAAATGTAGATATGAGTGGTTATTATAA